Proteins encoded by one window of Microcebus murinus isolate Inina chromosome 2, M.murinus_Inina_mat1.0, whole genome shotgun sequence:
- the SMG5 gene encoding nonsense-mediated mRNA decay factor SMG5 isoform X2 produces MSQGPPPGESSEPEAKVLHTKRLYRAVVEAVHRLDLILCNKTAYQEVFKPENISLRNKLRELCVKLMFLHPVDYGRKAEELLWRKVYYEVIQLIKTNKKHIHSRSTLECAYRTHLVAGIGFYQHLLLYIQSHYQLELQCCIDWTHVTDPLIGCKKPVSASGKEMDWAQMACHRCLVYLGDLSRYQNELAGVDTELLAERFYYQALSVAPQIGMPFNQLGTLAGSKYYNVEAMYCYLRCIQSEVSFEGAYGNLKRLYDKAAKMYHQLKKCETRKLSPSKKRCKDIKRLLVNFMYLQSLLQPKSNAVDSELTALCQSVLEDFNLCLFYLPSSPNLSLASEDEEEYESGYAFLPDLLIFQMVIICLMGVHSLKRAGSKQYSAAIAFTLALFSHLVNHVNIRLQAELEEGENPVPAFQSDGTDEPESKEPLEKEEEPDPEPPPSAPQVSEGRKSRKFSRLSCLRRRRHPPKAGDDSDLSEGFESDSSHDSARASEGSDSGSDKSLEGRGTAFDAETDSEMNSQESRSDLEDMEEEGTRSPALEPPRARSEAPDSLNGPLGSNEASIASNLQAMSTQMFQTKRCFRLAPTFSNLLLQPTTEPHSVASRRPCVNGDVDKPSEPASEEGSESEGSESSGRSCRNERSIQEKLQVLMAEGLLPAVKVFLDWLRTNPDLIIVCAQSSQSLWNRLSVLLNLLPAAGELQESGLALCPEVQDLLERCELPDLPSSLLLPEDMALRNLPPLRAAHRRFNFDTDRPLVSALEEAVVRICCIRSFGHFISRLQGSILQFNPEVGIFVSIAQSEQESLLQQAQAQFRMAQEEARRNRLMRDMAQLRLQLEVSQLEGSLQQPKAQSAMSPYLVPDTQALCHHLPVIRQLATSGRFIVIIPRTVIDGLDLLKKEHPGARDGIRYLEAEFKKGNRYIRCQKEVGKSFERHKLKRQDADAWTLYKILDSCKQLTLAQGAGEEDPSGMVTIITGLPLDNPSVLSGPMQAALQAAAHASVDIKNVLDFYKQWKEIG; encoded by the exons GGCTGTGGTGGAGGCTGTGCATCGACTTGACCTTATCCTTTGCAACAAAACCGCTTATCAAGAAGTGTTCAAACCAGAGAACATTAGCCTGAGGAACAA GCTGCGTGAGCTGTGCGTCAAGCTTATGTTCCTGCACCCGGTGGACTATGGGAGGAAGGCTGAGGAGCTGCTGTGGAGAAAGGTATACTATGAAGTTATCCAGCTTATCAAGACTAACAAAAAG CACATCCACAGCCGGAGCACTTTGGAATGTGCCTACAGGACACACTTGGTTGCTGGTATTGGCTTCTACCAGCACCTCCTTCTCTACATCCAGTCCCACTACCAGCTGGAACTGCAATGCTGCATTGACTGGACCCATGTCACCGACCCCCTCATAG gtTGCAAGAAGCCTGTGTCTGCCTCAGGGAAGGAGATGGATTGGGCACAGATGGCATGCCACCGATGTCTAGTATACCTGGGTGATTTGT CGCGATATCAGAATGAATTAGCTGGTGTAGATACCGAGCTGCTAGCCGAGAGATTTTACTACCAAGCCCTGTCAGTAGCTCCTCAGATTG gAATGCCCTTCAACCAGCTGGGCACCCTGGCAGGCAGCAAGTACTATAATGTGGAAGCCATGTATTGCTACCTGCGCTG CATCCAGTCAGAAGTGTCCTTTGAGGGGGCCTATGGGAACCTCAAGCGGCTGTATGATAAGGCAGCCAAAATGTACCACCAGCTAAAGAAGTGTGAGACTCGGAAGCTCTCTCCCAGCAAAAAGCG ATGTAAAGACATTAAGAGGTTGCTGGTGAACTTTATGTATCTGCAAAGCCTCCTGCAGCCCAAAAGCAA CGCCGTGGACTCAGAGCTCACCGCACTTTGCCAGTCAGTCCTAGAGGATTTCAACCTCTGTCTCTTCTACCTGCCCTCCTCACCCAACCTCAGCCTGGCCagtgaggatgaggaggagtATGAGAGTGGATATGCTTTCCTCCCGGACCTTCTCATCTTTCAAATGGTCATCATCTGCCTTATGGGTGTGCACAGCTTGAAGAGAGCAG GATCCAAGCAGTACAGTGCAGCCATTGCCTTTACCCTGGCCCTCTTTTCTCACCTCGTCAATCATGTCAACATACGACTGCAGGCTGAGCTGGAAGAGGGCGAGAACCCTGTCCCTGCGTTCCAGAGCGATGGCACAG ATGAACCAGAGTCCAAAGAACCtctggagaaagaggaggaaccAGATCCCGAGCCACCTCCCTCAGCACCCCAAGTGAGCGAGGGCCGAAAGAGCCGTAAGTTCTCCCGCCTCTCCTGCCtacgccgccgccgccacccaCCCAAAGCTGGTGATGACAGTGACCTGAGTGAAGGCTTTGAATCAGACTCAAGCCATGATTCAGCCCGGGCCAGTGAGGGCTCAGACAGTGGCTCTGATAAGAGTCTCGAAGGTAGGGGAACAGCCTTTGATGCCGAGACAGACTCGGAAATGAACAGCCAGGAGTCCCGATCAGATCTGGAAGATATGGAGGAAGAGGGGACACggtccccagccctggagccCCCTCGGGCCAGATCAGAGGCTCCTGATTCCCTCAATGGCCCCCTGGGCTCTAATGAGGCGAGCATTGCCAGCAATCTACAAGCCATGTCCACCCAGATGTTCCAGACCAAGCGCTGCTTCCGACTGGCCCCCACCTTCAGCAACCTGCTCCTCCAGCCCACCACTGAACCTCACTCCGTGGCCAGCCGTAGGCCCTGTGTCAATGGGGATGTGGACAAGCCCTCAGAGCCAG CATCCGAGGAGGGCTCTGAGTCGGAAGGGAGTGAGTCCAGTGGGCGCTCCTGTCGCAATGAGCGCAGCATCCAGGAGAAGCTGCAGGTCCTGATGGCCGAAGGCTTACTTCCCGCTGTGAAAGTCTTCCTGGACTGGCTGCGGACCAACCCTGACCTCATCAttgtgtgtgcacag aGCTCTCAAAGTTTGTGGAACCGCCTGTCTGTGTTGCTGAATCTGTTGCCAGCTGCTGGCGAACTCCAGGAGTCTG GCCTGGCCTTGTGTCCTGAGGTCCAGGATCTTCTTGAACGTTGTGAATTGCCTGACCTCCCTTCTAGCCTGCTGCTCCCAGAGGACATGGCGCTTCGTAACCTGCCGCCGCTCCGGGCTGCTCACAGACGCTTTAACTTTGATACGGATCGGCCCCTGGTCAGCGCATTAGAGGAG GCAGTGGTGCGCATCTGCTGCATCCGCAGCTTTGGCCACTTCATTTCCCGTCTGCAAGGCAGCATCCTGCAGTTCAACCCAGAGGTCGGCATCTTCGTCAGCATCGCCCAGTCTGAGCAGGAGAGCCTGTTGCAGCAGGCCCAGGCCCAGTTCCGCATG GCACAGGAGGAAGCTCGTCGGAACAGGCTCATGAGAGACATGGCTCAGCTGCGACTTCAG CTTGAGGTCTCTCAGCTGGAGGGCAGCCTGCAGCAGCCCAAGGCCCAGTCAGCTATGTCTCCCTACCTCGTCCCCGACACCCAGGCCCTCTGCCACCACCTCCCTGTCATCCGCCAGCTGGCTACCAGTGGCCGCTTCATTGTCATCATCCCAAGGACAG TGATTGATGGCCTGGATTTACTGAAGAAGGAACACCCAGGGGCCCGGGATGGGATCCGCTACCTGGAGGCagagtttaaaaaaggaaatag GTACATTCGCTGCCAGAAAGAGGTGGGAAAGAGCTTTGAGCGGCATAAGCTGAAGAGGCAGGATGCAGATGCCTG GACTCTCTATAAGATCCTAGACAGCTGCAAACAGCTAACTCTGGCCCAGGGGGCAGGTGAGGAGGATCCAAGCGGCATGGTGACCATCATCACAGGCCTTCCACTGGACAACCCCAGCGTGCTTTCAGGCCCCATGCAG GCAGCCCTGCAGGCCGCTGCCCATGCCAGTGTGGACATCAAGAATGTTCTGGACTTCTACAAGCAGTGGAAGGAGATTGGTTGA
- the SMG5 gene encoding nonsense-mediated mRNA decay factor SMG5 isoform X1 yields MKLKGGIGCVGGLERSTWRNLFRSELGAARSFAELGAVVEAVHRLDLILCNKTAYQEVFKPENISLRNKLRELCVKLMFLHPVDYGRKAEELLWRKVYYEVIQLIKTNKKHIHSRSTLECAYRTHLVAGIGFYQHLLLYIQSHYQLELQCCIDWTHVTDPLIGCKKPVSASGKEMDWAQMACHRCLVYLGDLSRYQNELAGVDTELLAERFYYQALSVAPQIGMPFNQLGTLAGSKYYNVEAMYCYLRCIQSEVSFEGAYGNLKRLYDKAAKMYHQLKKCETRKLSPSKKRCKDIKRLLVNFMYLQSLLQPKSNAVDSELTALCQSVLEDFNLCLFYLPSSPNLSLASEDEEEYESGYAFLPDLLIFQMVIICLMGVHSLKRAGSKQYSAAIAFTLALFSHLVNHVNIRLQAELEEGENPVPAFQSDGTDEPESKEPLEKEEEPDPEPPPSAPQVSEGRKSRKFSRLSCLRRRRHPPKAGDDSDLSEGFESDSSHDSARASEGSDSGSDKSLEGRGTAFDAETDSEMNSQESRSDLEDMEEEGTRSPALEPPRARSEAPDSLNGPLGSNEASIASNLQAMSTQMFQTKRCFRLAPTFSNLLLQPTTEPHSVASRRPCVNGDVDKPSEPASEEGSESEGSESSGRSCRNERSIQEKLQVLMAEGLLPAVKVFLDWLRTNPDLIIVCAQSSQSLWNRLSVLLNLLPAAGELQESGLALCPEVQDLLERCELPDLPSSLLLPEDMALRNLPPLRAAHRRFNFDTDRPLVSALEEAVVRICCIRSFGHFISRLQGSILQFNPEVGIFVSIAQSEQESLLQQAQAQFRMAQEEARRNRLMRDMAQLRLQLEVSQLEGSLQQPKAQSAMSPYLVPDTQALCHHLPVIRQLATSGRFIVIIPRTVIDGLDLLKKEHPGARDGIRYLEAEFKKGNRYIRCQKEVGKSFERHKLKRQDADAWTLYKILDSCKQLTLAQGAGEEDPSGMVTIITGLPLDNPSVLSGPMQAALQAAAHASVDIKNVLDFYKQWKEIG; encoded by the exons GGCTGTGGTGGAGGCTGTGCATCGACTTGACCTTATCCTTTGCAACAAAACCGCTTATCAAGAAGTGTTCAAACCAGAGAACATTAGCCTGAGGAACAA GCTGCGTGAGCTGTGCGTCAAGCTTATGTTCCTGCACCCGGTGGACTATGGGAGGAAGGCTGAGGAGCTGCTGTGGAGAAAGGTATACTATGAAGTTATCCAGCTTATCAAGACTAACAAAAAG CACATCCACAGCCGGAGCACTTTGGAATGTGCCTACAGGACACACTTGGTTGCTGGTATTGGCTTCTACCAGCACCTCCTTCTCTACATCCAGTCCCACTACCAGCTGGAACTGCAATGCTGCATTGACTGGACCCATGTCACCGACCCCCTCATAG gtTGCAAGAAGCCTGTGTCTGCCTCAGGGAAGGAGATGGATTGGGCACAGATGGCATGCCACCGATGTCTAGTATACCTGGGTGATTTGT CGCGATATCAGAATGAATTAGCTGGTGTAGATACCGAGCTGCTAGCCGAGAGATTTTACTACCAAGCCCTGTCAGTAGCTCCTCAGATTG gAATGCCCTTCAACCAGCTGGGCACCCTGGCAGGCAGCAAGTACTATAATGTGGAAGCCATGTATTGCTACCTGCGCTG CATCCAGTCAGAAGTGTCCTTTGAGGGGGCCTATGGGAACCTCAAGCGGCTGTATGATAAGGCAGCCAAAATGTACCACCAGCTAAAGAAGTGTGAGACTCGGAAGCTCTCTCCCAGCAAAAAGCG ATGTAAAGACATTAAGAGGTTGCTGGTGAACTTTATGTATCTGCAAAGCCTCCTGCAGCCCAAAAGCAA CGCCGTGGACTCAGAGCTCACCGCACTTTGCCAGTCAGTCCTAGAGGATTTCAACCTCTGTCTCTTCTACCTGCCCTCCTCACCCAACCTCAGCCTGGCCagtgaggatgaggaggagtATGAGAGTGGATATGCTTTCCTCCCGGACCTTCTCATCTTTCAAATGGTCATCATCTGCCTTATGGGTGTGCACAGCTTGAAGAGAGCAG GATCCAAGCAGTACAGTGCAGCCATTGCCTTTACCCTGGCCCTCTTTTCTCACCTCGTCAATCATGTCAACATACGACTGCAGGCTGAGCTGGAAGAGGGCGAGAACCCTGTCCCTGCGTTCCAGAGCGATGGCACAG ATGAACCAGAGTCCAAAGAACCtctggagaaagaggaggaaccAGATCCCGAGCCACCTCCCTCAGCACCCCAAGTGAGCGAGGGCCGAAAGAGCCGTAAGTTCTCCCGCCTCTCCTGCCtacgccgccgccgccacccaCCCAAAGCTGGTGATGACAGTGACCTGAGTGAAGGCTTTGAATCAGACTCAAGCCATGATTCAGCCCGGGCCAGTGAGGGCTCAGACAGTGGCTCTGATAAGAGTCTCGAAGGTAGGGGAACAGCCTTTGATGCCGAGACAGACTCGGAAATGAACAGCCAGGAGTCCCGATCAGATCTGGAAGATATGGAGGAAGAGGGGACACggtccccagccctggagccCCCTCGGGCCAGATCAGAGGCTCCTGATTCCCTCAATGGCCCCCTGGGCTCTAATGAGGCGAGCATTGCCAGCAATCTACAAGCCATGTCCACCCAGATGTTCCAGACCAAGCGCTGCTTCCGACTGGCCCCCACCTTCAGCAACCTGCTCCTCCAGCCCACCACTGAACCTCACTCCGTGGCCAGCCGTAGGCCCTGTGTCAATGGGGATGTGGACAAGCCCTCAGAGCCAG CATCCGAGGAGGGCTCTGAGTCGGAAGGGAGTGAGTCCAGTGGGCGCTCCTGTCGCAATGAGCGCAGCATCCAGGAGAAGCTGCAGGTCCTGATGGCCGAAGGCTTACTTCCCGCTGTGAAAGTCTTCCTGGACTGGCTGCGGACCAACCCTGACCTCATCAttgtgtgtgcacag aGCTCTCAAAGTTTGTGGAACCGCCTGTCTGTGTTGCTGAATCTGTTGCCAGCTGCTGGCGAACTCCAGGAGTCTG GCCTGGCCTTGTGTCCTGAGGTCCAGGATCTTCTTGAACGTTGTGAATTGCCTGACCTCCCTTCTAGCCTGCTGCTCCCAGAGGACATGGCGCTTCGTAACCTGCCGCCGCTCCGGGCTGCTCACAGACGCTTTAACTTTGATACGGATCGGCCCCTGGTCAGCGCATTAGAGGAG GCAGTGGTGCGCATCTGCTGCATCCGCAGCTTTGGCCACTTCATTTCCCGTCTGCAAGGCAGCATCCTGCAGTTCAACCCAGAGGTCGGCATCTTCGTCAGCATCGCCCAGTCTGAGCAGGAGAGCCTGTTGCAGCAGGCCCAGGCCCAGTTCCGCATG GCACAGGAGGAAGCTCGTCGGAACAGGCTCATGAGAGACATGGCTCAGCTGCGACTTCAG CTTGAGGTCTCTCAGCTGGAGGGCAGCCTGCAGCAGCCCAAGGCCCAGTCAGCTATGTCTCCCTACCTCGTCCCCGACACCCAGGCCCTCTGCCACCACCTCCCTGTCATCCGCCAGCTGGCTACCAGTGGCCGCTTCATTGTCATCATCCCAAGGACAG TGATTGATGGCCTGGATTTACTGAAGAAGGAACACCCAGGGGCCCGGGATGGGATCCGCTACCTGGAGGCagagtttaaaaaaggaaatag GTACATTCGCTGCCAGAAAGAGGTGGGAAAGAGCTTTGAGCGGCATAAGCTGAAGAGGCAGGATGCAGATGCCTG GACTCTCTATAAGATCCTAGACAGCTGCAAACAGCTAACTCTGGCCCAGGGGGCAGGTGAGGAGGATCCAAGCGGCATGGTGACCATCATCACAGGCCTTCCACTGGACAACCCCAGCGTGCTTTCAGGCCCCATGCAG GCAGCCCTGCAGGCCGCTGCCCATGCCAGTGTGGACATCAAGAATGTTCTGGACTTCTACAAGCAGTGGAAGGAGATTGGTTGA
- the SMG5 gene encoding nonsense-mediated mRNA decay factor SMG5 isoform X3 — translation MKLKGGIGCVGGLERSTWRNLFRSELGAARSFAELGAVVEAVHRLDLILCNKTAYQEVFKPENISLRNKLRELCVKLMFLHPVDYGRKAEELLWRKVYYEVIQLIKTNKKHIHSRSTLECAYRTHLVAGIGFYQHLLLYIQSHYQLELQCCIDWTHVTDPLIGCKKPVSASGKEMDWAQMACHRCLVYLGDLSRYQNELAGVDTELLAERFYYQALSVAPQIGMPFNQLGTLAGSKYYNVEAMYCYLRCIQSEVSFEGAYGNLKRLYDKAAKMYHQLKKCETRKLSPSKKRCKDIKRLLVNFMYLQSLLQPKSNAVDSELTALCQSVLEDFNLCLFYLPSSPNLSLASEDEEEYESGYAFLPDLLIFQMVIICLMGVHSLKRAGSKQYSAAIAFTLALFSHLVNHVNIRLQAELEEGENPVPAFQSDGTDEPESKEPLEKEEEPDPEPPPSAPQVSEGRKSRKFSRLSCLRRRRHPPKAGDDSDLSEGFESDSSHDSARASEGSDSGSDKSLEGRGTAFDAETDSEMNSQESRSDLEDMEEEGTRSPALEPPRARSEAPDSLNGPLGSNEASIASNLQAMSTQMFQTKRCFRLAPTFSNLLLQPTTEPHSVASRRPCVNGDVDKPSEPASEEGSESEGSESSGRSCRNERSIQEKLQVLMAEGLLPAVKVFLDWLRTNPDLIIVCAQSSQSLWNRLSVLLNLLPAAGELQESGLALCPEVQDLLERCELPDLPSSLLLPEDMALRNLPPLRAAHRRFNFDTDRPLVSALEEAVVRICCIRSFGHFISRLQGSILQFNPEVGIFVSIAQSEQESLLQQAQAQFRMVSQASLLVRSAPTGLTEKPRHRRKLVGTGS, via the exons GGCTGTGGTGGAGGCTGTGCATCGACTTGACCTTATCCTTTGCAACAAAACCGCTTATCAAGAAGTGTTCAAACCAGAGAACATTAGCCTGAGGAACAA GCTGCGTGAGCTGTGCGTCAAGCTTATGTTCCTGCACCCGGTGGACTATGGGAGGAAGGCTGAGGAGCTGCTGTGGAGAAAGGTATACTATGAAGTTATCCAGCTTATCAAGACTAACAAAAAG CACATCCACAGCCGGAGCACTTTGGAATGTGCCTACAGGACACACTTGGTTGCTGGTATTGGCTTCTACCAGCACCTCCTTCTCTACATCCAGTCCCACTACCAGCTGGAACTGCAATGCTGCATTGACTGGACCCATGTCACCGACCCCCTCATAG gtTGCAAGAAGCCTGTGTCTGCCTCAGGGAAGGAGATGGATTGGGCACAGATGGCATGCCACCGATGTCTAGTATACCTGGGTGATTTGT CGCGATATCAGAATGAATTAGCTGGTGTAGATACCGAGCTGCTAGCCGAGAGATTTTACTACCAAGCCCTGTCAGTAGCTCCTCAGATTG gAATGCCCTTCAACCAGCTGGGCACCCTGGCAGGCAGCAAGTACTATAATGTGGAAGCCATGTATTGCTACCTGCGCTG CATCCAGTCAGAAGTGTCCTTTGAGGGGGCCTATGGGAACCTCAAGCGGCTGTATGATAAGGCAGCCAAAATGTACCACCAGCTAAAGAAGTGTGAGACTCGGAAGCTCTCTCCCAGCAAAAAGCG ATGTAAAGACATTAAGAGGTTGCTGGTGAACTTTATGTATCTGCAAAGCCTCCTGCAGCCCAAAAGCAA CGCCGTGGACTCAGAGCTCACCGCACTTTGCCAGTCAGTCCTAGAGGATTTCAACCTCTGTCTCTTCTACCTGCCCTCCTCACCCAACCTCAGCCTGGCCagtgaggatgaggaggagtATGAGAGTGGATATGCTTTCCTCCCGGACCTTCTCATCTTTCAAATGGTCATCATCTGCCTTATGGGTGTGCACAGCTTGAAGAGAGCAG GATCCAAGCAGTACAGTGCAGCCATTGCCTTTACCCTGGCCCTCTTTTCTCACCTCGTCAATCATGTCAACATACGACTGCAGGCTGAGCTGGAAGAGGGCGAGAACCCTGTCCCTGCGTTCCAGAGCGATGGCACAG ATGAACCAGAGTCCAAAGAACCtctggagaaagaggaggaaccAGATCCCGAGCCACCTCCCTCAGCACCCCAAGTGAGCGAGGGCCGAAAGAGCCGTAAGTTCTCCCGCCTCTCCTGCCtacgccgccgccgccacccaCCCAAAGCTGGTGATGACAGTGACCTGAGTGAAGGCTTTGAATCAGACTCAAGCCATGATTCAGCCCGGGCCAGTGAGGGCTCAGACAGTGGCTCTGATAAGAGTCTCGAAGGTAGGGGAACAGCCTTTGATGCCGAGACAGACTCGGAAATGAACAGCCAGGAGTCCCGATCAGATCTGGAAGATATGGAGGAAGAGGGGACACggtccccagccctggagccCCCTCGGGCCAGATCAGAGGCTCCTGATTCCCTCAATGGCCCCCTGGGCTCTAATGAGGCGAGCATTGCCAGCAATCTACAAGCCATGTCCACCCAGATGTTCCAGACCAAGCGCTGCTTCCGACTGGCCCCCACCTTCAGCAACCTGCTCCTCCAGCCCACCACTGAACCTCACTCCGTGGCCAGCCGTAGGCCCTGTGTCAATGGGGATGTGGACAAGCCCTCAGAGCCAG CATCCGAGGAGGGCTCTGAGTCGGAAGGGAGTGAGTCCAGTGGGCGCTCCTGTCGCAATGAGCGCAGCATCCAGGAGAAGCTGCAGGTCCTGATGGCCGAAGGCTTACTTCCCGCTGTGAAAGTCTTCCTGGACTGGCTGCGGACCAACCCTGACCTCATCAttgtgtgtgcacag aGCTCTCAAAGTTTGTGGAACCGCCTGTCTGTGTTGCTGAATCTGTTGCCAGCTGCTGGCGAACTCCAGGAGTCTG GCCTGGCCTTGTGTCCTGAGGTCCAGGATCTTCTTGAACGTTGTGAATTGCCTGACCTCCCTTCTAGCCTGCTGCTCCCAGAGGACATGGCGCTTCGTAACCTGCCGCCGCTCCGGGCTGCTCACAGACGCTTTAACTTTGATACGGATCGGCCCCTGGTCAGCGCATTAGAGGAG GCAGTGGTGCGCATCTGCTGCATCCGCAGCTTTGGCCACTTCATTTCCCGTCTGCAAGGCAGCATCCTGCAGTTCAACCCAGAGGTCGGCATCTTCGTCAGCATCGCCCAGTCTGAGCAGGAGAGCCTGTTGCAGCAGGCCCAGGCCCAGTTCCGCATGGTGAGTCAGGCCTCCCTCCTGGTCCGCTCTGCTCCCACTGGGCTCACGGAGAAGCCACG GCACAGGAGGAAGCTCGTCGGAACAGGCTCATGA